One genomic segment of Nitrospira sp. includes these proteins:
- a CDS encoding sulfide-dependent adenosine diphosphate thiazole synthase, with protein MGKPTPAPLRERDITRQIAREYYKEFDSLIESDVIIVGAGPSGLICAHDLAKMGFRTLVVEQSLALGGGFWHGGYLMNKATICEPANEILEEIGVPCKKINECEGMYMVDPPHATGALVAAAYRGGAKVLNLTRVVDLILRKDGILEGIVVNNTTAEMAGHDIIHVDPIALESKIVVDATGHDAIVVELLHKRNLHKAIPGNGAMWVAQSEQEIMDRTGEVYPNCFVIGLAVAAVYGTPRMGPAFGSMLLSGRYGAELIKKKLKNE; from the coding sequence ATGGGAAAGCCAACACCAGCCCCGTTAAGAGAACGCGACATCACCCGACAGATCGCGCGGGAATACTACAAAGAATTCGACTCCCTCATTGAGAGCGATGTCATCATCGTCGGCGCCGGCCCCTCCGGGCTGATCTGCGCCCACGACCTGGCGAAGATGGGATTTCGCACGCTCGTCGTCGAGCAGAGCCTCGCGCTCGGCGGCGGCTTCTGGCACGGCGGCTATCTGATGAACAAAGCCACCATTTGCGAGCCGGCCAATGAAATCCTCGAAGAGATCGGCGTTCCCTGCAAGAAAATCAATGAGTGCGAGGGGATGTATATGGTCGACCCCCCGCATGCGACGGGCGCACTCGTCGCCGCTGCCTATCGCGGCGGAGCGAAGGTCCTGAACCTCACCCGGGTGGTCGATTTGATCTTGAGAAAAGACGGCATCCTCGAAGGCATCGTCGTGAACAACACCACCGCCGAGATGGCCGGTCACGACATCATCCACGTCGATCCCATCGCGCTGGAGAGCAAGATCGTGGTGGATGCCACCGGGCACGATGCCATCGTCGTGGAACTCCTGCACAAGCGCAACCTGCACAAGGCCATTCCCGGCAACGGAGCCATGTGGGTCGCGCAGTCCGAGCAGGAAATCATGGACCGGACCGGCGAAGTCTATCCCAACTGTTTCGTCATCGGATTGGCCGTGGCAGCCGTCTACGGGACGCCCCGCATGGGCCCGGCCTTCGGCTCCATGCTCCTCTCGGGCCGCTACGGAGCAGAACTGATTAAGAAGAAACTCAAGAACGAATAA
- a CDS encoding tetratricopeptide repeat protein — translation MDVQDFLEQGQGREEDKREAWHLFQQAYERQMKGDLEEAVNLYKKSLAVHPTAEAYTFLGWTYSFMGRLDDAIEECHNAIAQDPDFGNPYNDIGAYLIEKGDFDEAIVWFQKAMQARRYESPAFPHLNIGRVYEKKGRWTEAIDAYKKALTLNPNYALAKKSLGRLISSLN, via the coding sequence ATGGATGTACAAGACTTTTTAGAGCAGGGCCAAGGTCGTGAAGAGGACAAGCGCGAAGCCTGGCACCTCTTTCAGCAGGCCTACGAACGCCAGATGAAAGGCGACCTGGAAGAGGCCGTCAATCTCTACAAGAAATCGCTGGCCGTGCATCCCACAGCCGAAGCCTATACCTTTCTCGGCTGGACCTATAGTTTCATGGGACGGCTCGATGACGCCATCGAGGAATGTCACAACGCCATCGCGCAGGACCCCGACTTCGGCAACCCCTACAACGACATCGGCGCCTATCTGATCGAAAAAGGGGATTTCGACGAAGCGATCGTCTGGTTTCAGAAAGCCATGCAGGCCAGACGGTATGAAAGCCCGGCCTTCCCGCACCTAAACATCGGCCGGGTCTACGAGAAAAAGGGCCGCTGGACCGAGGCCATCGATGCCTACAAAAAGGCCCTCACGCTCAACCCGAACTATGCCCTCGCAAAGAAATCGCTGGGACGACTGATCAGCTCCTTAAATTAG
- a CDS encoding histidine kinase, giving the protein MDNTERTILVAVTDIFFYTKVRDALRTGGYRIEKARAQQDIAEKAAATAPAAVILDMNDLTLDAFQAIETLKADPRSKSIPILAYANHEEVDTWNRAKALGVTKIVSRNEFSARTKDLVDEVQKGVR; this is encoded by the coding sequence ATGGACAACACCGAACGCACGATCCTCGTCGCCGTGACCGATATCTTTTTCTACACCAAAGTCCGCGACGCCTTGCGCACCGGCGGCTATCGCATCGAGAAGGCCCGAGCCCAGCAGGACATCGCCGAGAAAGCTGCGGCCACGGCCCCGGCAGCCGTGATTCTGGATATGAACGATCTGACCCTCGACGCCTTTCAGGCCATCGAAACGCTGAAAGCCGATCCCCGGTCGAAATCCATTCCCATTCTTGCCTACGCGAACCATGAGGAAGTGGATACCTGGAACAGGGCCAAGGCACTGGGAGTCACGAAAATCGTCTCGCGAAATGAATTCTCGGCCCGGACCAAAGATCTGGTCGACGAAGTACAGAAGGGCGTCCGATGA
- a CDS encoding aminomethyltransferase family protein codes for MKQSRLHAQHVQLGATFEEVTGWEMPAHYGDWRAEYRAVRQAVGVADLSHRGKIRVTGDDRVKWLQSVISNDILPLQPGQGRYSSFLTHKGKMLTYFRCYLQTDAVMLEDVGEIGEATHAALKKFLLYGTKAKMENCAESWGLLLVSGPKAAQTVKSAFGVDCGDLQPINFVTAQIGGQQALVIRTEETGEIDLEILLPADAVATAWNSLMETGAASGITAVGSQAREALRMEAGIPKAGSELNEEIVPPEANLEGKAFSLTKGCYPGQEVVARMDTYGNVRRKLVGLVLRDAAIPPKGAKLFSGDREVGWMSSATTSPHQNGIIALGFPLRDFSTAGTALSIEVEGKKHDATVADLPFYRRA; via the coding sequence ATGAAACAATCCCGTCTGCACGCACAGCATGTCCAACTCGGCGCCACGTTTGAAGAGGTCACCGGCTGGGAGATGCCCGCCCATTACGGAGACTGGCGCGCGGAATACCGAGCGGTCCGGCAGGCCGTCGGCGTCGCCGACCTGTCCCATCGCGGCAAGATCAGAGTCACCGGCGACGATCGAGTGAAGTGGCTGCAGAGCGTCATCAGCAACGACATCCTTCCCCTGCAGCCCGGCCAGGGCCGCTACTCCAGCTTTCTGACGCACAAGGGGAAGATGCTCACCTACTTCCGCTGCTACCTGCAGACCGATGCCGTTATGCTCGAAGACGTCGGAGAAATCGGCGAGGCGACCCACGCCGCGCTCAAAAAGTTTCTCCTCTATGGCACAAAGGCCAAGATGGAAAACTGTGCGGAGAGCTGGGGATTGCTGCTGGTCAGCGGGCCCAAAGCGGCGCAGACCGTGAAATCAGCCTTCGGCGTCGACTGCGGCGATTTGCAGCCAATCAACTTTGTGACCGCCCAGATCGGCGGACAGCAGGCCCTTGTTATTCGAACCGAAGAAACCGGCGAGATCGATCTGGAAATTCTGCTTCCTGCCGATGCGGTCGCGACAGCCTGGAACAGCCTCATGGAAACCGGCGCGGCCAGCGGCATCACGGCCGTGGGAAGCCAGGCCCGTGAAGCTCTTCGCATGGAAGCGGGTATCCCGAAAGCCGGTTCTGAACTCAACGAGGAAATTGTCCCGCCGGAAGCCAACCTGGAAGGCAAAGCCTTCAGCCTCACCAAAGGCTGCTACCCCGGCCAGGAAGTCGTGGCGCGAATGGACACCTACGGCAATGTGCGACGAAAGCTCGTCGGTCTCGTGTTACGTGATGCGGCGATTCCGCCCAAAGGCGCCAAGCTGTTTAGCGGAGATCGTGAAGTGGGCTGGATGAGCAGCGCGACGACGTCACCGCATCAGAACGGCATCATCGCGCTCGGATTTCCATTAAGAGACTTCAGTACGGCGGGCACGGCGTTATCGATCGAGGTCGAAGGCAAGAAGCACGACGCGACGGTAGCGGATCTCCCCTTCTACCGCCGCGCCTAA
- a CDS encoding alkaline phosphatase D family protein — protein MRFITPLIATILLSLISVGCTSASREGLPPGSPFLAAGFVKPKALPQGIAVGDVSGHSAALWARTDGPAMVHIEWAPASAWDAAEKMGTAVWPLLRTNRVSTTAESDFTATIPLSDLVPRTRYRYHVLVGHVAVPHEHIEAVLAARGEFVTLPDEGTSVPVTFAWSGDLGGQQRCRVGPDGYPIFDLLRRQHLDFFLFLGDTIYSDDTCPSPPNEPGADFKATTLDQYRARHRYQRGSLPLRRFLASVPVYVTWDDHEVKNNFAGPYEEHMPAGRQALREYWPIVSPPDDPQRLYRTVRYGADLELFILDDRQYRNKNSDPDGPEKTMLGKEQLRWLFQGLRNSLATWKVIATSVPLSVPKGGGATVPGNDGWAGGPDGTGFEYERQVIVDTILTQHLKNVVFLAGDVHYVQASSYDPNGDGVPDFYEFVAGPLSAAPGRMSPPTLALNATNLIQEGGYYNFGLVRVSGSALDVTVLDDKGTVRFSHHLAAQ, from the coding sequence ATGCGATTCATCACCCCGTTGATTGCCACGATTCTGCTCTCCCTTATTTCGGTCGGTTGCACGTCTGCCTCGCGAGAAGGCTTGCCTCCGGGCAGTCCGTTCCTGGCTGCAGGGTTTGTGAAGCCAAAGGCGCTTCCTCAAGGGATCGCGGTCGGCGATGTCTCCGGCCATAGCGCCGCGCTGTGGGCGCGAACGGATGGTCCGGCGATGGTGCATATCGAATGGGCTCCTGCGTCGGCCTGGGATGCGGCGGAAAAGATGGGGACGGCGGTGTGGCCTCTCTTGCGGACGAATCGGGTGAGCACGACGGCGGAGAGCGACTTTACCGCGACGATTCCATTGTCCGACCTGGTTCCGCGCACGCGCTATCGGTATCACGTCTTGGTGGGGCATGTGGCAGTTCCCCATGAGCATATTGAGGCGGTGCTGGCGGCGCGCGGGGAATTCGTGACCTTGCCGGATGAGGGGACGTCGGTGCCGGTCACGTTTGCGTGGAGCGGCGATCTGGGCGGCCAGCAGCGGTGCCGGGTCGGACCGGACGGGTATCCGATCTTTGATCTCCTGCGGCGACAGCACCTCGACTTCTTCTTGTTCCTGGGGGACACGATTTATAGCGACGATACCTGTCCGTCCCCTCCGAATGAGCCGGGTGCCGATTTCAAAGCCACTACGCTGGACCAGTATCGGGCGCGGCATCGGTATCAACGCGGATCATTGCCGCTGCGACGGTTTCTGGCATCGGTGCCGGTGTACGTGACCTGGGACGATCATGAAGTGAAGAATAACTTCGCCGGGCCTTATGAGGAGCACATGCCGGCGGGCCGTCAGGCCTTGCGCGAGTATTGGCCGATTGTGTCGCCGCCCGACGATCCGCAGCGGCTGTATCGAACGGTTCGCTATGGCGCGGATCTGGAACTGTTCATTCTGGACGATCGCCAGTATCGCAACAAAAATTCAGATCCGGACGGTCCGGAGAAGACGATGCTCGGCAAGGAGCAGTTGCGGTGGTTGTTTCAGGGGTTGCGCAATTCGTTGGCCACATGGAAGGTGATCGCGACGTCGGTCCCGCTTTCGGTCCCCAAGGGGGGAGGGGCGACGGTTCCCGGCAACGATGGATGGGCGGGCGGGCCTGATGGGACCGGGTTTGAGTATGAACGGCAGGTGATCGTCGATACGATTCTCACGCAACACCTCAAGAATGTGGTGTTCCTGGCGGGGGACGTGCACTACGTGCAAGCCAGTTCGTACGATCCGAACGGGGACGGGGTGCCGGACTTTTATGAGTTTGTGGCAGGGCCGCTTTCCGCAGCTCCCGGACGCATGTCGCCTCCGACGCTGGCGCTCAACGCGACGAATCTCATTCAAGAGGGCGGGTACTATAATTTCGGCCTGGTGCGGGTGTCCGGCTCGGCGTTGGATGTGACCGTGCTCGACGACAAGGGAACGGTTCGTTTTTCTCATCACCTCGCGGCGCAATAG
- a CDS encoding type II toxin-antitoxin system RelE/ParE family toxin — translation MKLEFHPEAELELIAAAVFYERQVPGLGGRFETEIRRAADLLLDQPAIGIPADQNLRKFILTRFPFTLYYSVTDDVLRIEAVAHQYRRPGYWKVRGVG, via the coding sequence ATGAAGCTGGAGTTCCACCCCGAAGCGGAGTTGGAACTTATTGCGGCCGCTGTTTTCTATGAACGACAAGTGCCGGGTTTAGGCGGGCGATTTGAGACGGAGATTCGCCGCGCAGCCGACCTCTTGCTTGACCAGCCTGCGATTGGGATTCCTGCCGATCAAAATCTTCGGAAGTTCATTCTGACCCGCTTCCCGTTTACCCTGTATTACAGTGTCACTGATGATGTGTTGCGTATTGAGGCGGTCGCGCATCAATACCGGCGCCCCGGTTATTGGAAAGTGAGAGGTGTAGGCTAG
- a CDS encoding addiction module protein has product MSTEVAQIEAKIRLLSFEDKTELLRALIGELDGPADTEVEQAWLVEAQRRHREIAEGKVQPVPARQVFDRLRARLKK; this is encoded by the coding sequence ATGTCAACCGAGGTTGCCCAGATCGAAGCAAAGATTCGGTTGCTGAGTTTCGAGGACAAGACCGAGTTGTTGAGGGCTCTGATCGGTGAGCTCGACGGCCCGGCTGACACCGAAGTTGAACAGGCCTGGTTGGTGGAAGCGCAGCGTCGCCATCGAGAGATCGCCGAGGGGAAGGTCCAGCCAGTTCCTGCCCGGCAGGTGTTCGATCGTCTTCGTGCCCGCCTGAAGAAATGA
- a CDS encoding nuclear transport factor 2 family protein, giving the protein MLEQRIDEVTKANQAFYEAFGSLDIAKMDRIWAHQEYVTCIHPGWTLRSDWPEVRDSWVLIFNNTFSMQFELSEVMIQVAGDMAWVICVESITSQQSDEPQEAKVLATNLFERIGDEWLMIHHHGSAVMG; this is encoded by the coding sequence ATGCTCGAACAACGCATCGACGAAGTGACCAAAGCCAATCAGGCCTTTTACGAGGCCTTCGGGAGCCTCGATATCGCCAAGATGGATCGCATCTGGGCGCACCAGGAATATGTCACCTGCATTCATCCCGGCTGGACACTCCGGTCGGACTGGCCCGAAGTGCGTGATTCCTGGGTGCTGATTTTCAACAATACGTTCTCCATGCAATTTGAATTGTCCGAAGTCATGATCCAGGTCGCGGGCGACATGGCCTGGGTGATCTGCGTCGAAAGCATCACCAGCCAGCAATCCGACGAGCCGCAAGAGGCCAAAGTGCTCGCGACAAACCTCTTCGAACGCATCGGCGACGAGTGGCTCATGATTCATCATCATGGGTCGGCGGTGATGGGGTAG
- a CDS encoding response regulator transcription factor, producing the protein MLPENNHRSAGGPIRVLVVDDHQVLLRALEDWLSGVPLVKLVGICGSAREALSVLPERRPELVLLDANMPDMGGIEAVEPIKQWNSSVRVVIMSFDEVHLAIARRMPLVDQAIDKHHLREEFPLLIQEIVRARPSS; encoded by the coding sequence ATGCTTCCTGAAAATAACCACCGTTCAGCGGGAGGCCCGATCCGGGTGCTGGTGGTCGACGATCATCAGGTTCTTCTCCGCGCCTTGGAAGACTGGCTGAGCGGGGTGCCGCTGGTGAAGTTGGTCGGGATCTGCGGATCGGCCAGAGAGGCCCTCAGCGTCCTCCCTGAGCGGCGGCCTGAGCTGGTGTTGCTCGATGCGAATATGCCCGACATGGGCGGCATCGAAGCCGTCGAACCGATCAAGCAATGGAATTCGTCCGTGCGCGTGGTCATCATGTCCTTCGACGAAGTCCATCTCGCCATTGCGCGGAGGATGCCGTTGGTCGACCAGGCCATTGATAAGCACCATCTGCGGGAAGAGTTTCCTCTGCTGATTCAGGAGATCGTTCGCGCCAGACCCTCCAGTTGA
- a CDS encoding response regulator transcription factor: MTKVRVLLAEDHQLVRAGIHALLDKMGGVTVVAEVSDGQAAVKAVETHQPDLVLMDIAMPGLNGLEAAGRITKSWPKVKVVILSMHANEEYLRQALKAGVTGYLLKGADIQELELAIRTVGKGEPYLTPSVARYAIEAYQHEGGRPLNPLDRLSPRQREILQLIAEGHSTKEIAFRLSLSAKTVETHRSQLMERLDIHDVAGLVRFAIQVGLVHPSS, from the coding sequence ATGACGAAGGTCCGCGTGCTGTTGGCCGAAGATCACCAGCTGGTCAGAGCCGGGATTCATGCGCTCCTGGATAAGATGGGCGGCGTCACGGTGGTGGCCGAGGTCAGCGATGGGCAGGCCGCGGTGAAGGCGGTGGAGACGCATCAGCCCGATCTGGTGCTCATGGACATTGCGATGCCCGGGCTGAATGGGTTGGAAGCCGCCGGCCGGATTACGAAGAGCTGGCCGAAGGTCAAGGTGGTCATCTTATCGATGCATGCCAATGAAGAGTACCTTCGCCAGGCCTTGAAGGCCGGAGTGACAGGGTACTTGTTGAAGGGCGCCGACATTCAGGAACTGGAGCTGGCGATCAGAACGGTCGGCAAGGGCGAGCCTTATCTGACTCCCTCGGTGGCGCGGTATGCGATTGAGGCCTATCAGCATGAAGGGGGGCGTCCGCTCAATCCGCTCGATCGGCTCAGCCCGCGTCAGCGGGAGATTTTGCAGCTTATCGCCGAAGGTCATTCCACCAAAGAAATTGCCTTTCGATTGAGTCTCAGCGCTAAAACGGTTGAAACGCATCGTTCCCAGCTGATGGAGCGGCTGGATATCCATGATGTCGCCGGGCTCGTCCGGTTTGCGATCCAGGTCGGGTTGGTCCATCCCTCCTCATAA
- a CDS encoding PAS domain S-box protein yields MTTRTIHIAIGLMLAGTFLLDYLTPLGYQVFLLYTVPIVLTLWLEQERSAYLVAGLAMLTTYLGLILSPLGIPVEVAFLNRSLSAVLFWVIAVLVIRSRTILVDRGTRQLAAIVDSSGDAIISQDLNGMVTSWNGAAERLFGYDASERIGHPLSAIMASEQAAEEAEKSRQLLSGVEISQYETAWPHRDGSVIALALSRSPIRDQFGSVVGLSTIAHDITARKAAEASLKESEGMLRAFFESAALMMGVVEVLDDDVRHLSSNRATARLFGTTPDRMNGRLCSQLGVPRNVARMWLSHYRLCITEQSPVRFEYEHDDARGGQGERRSLLATVSMIGRGADGAARCSFVVDDVTEWRKAEDLLREAHAMLELRVAERTAELGDATVRARTLAQRLFDVQEAERRAVAQDLHDEIGQVLTALKLNLQQVQRDGPGTASSTGLNESIEISDQLLVRVRSLALDLRPSLLDDLGLVPALRWYVTKQAERAGWKLQLHLDEAPLILTGSRSIACFRVVQEAMTNIARHAKATSVSLSLAVASEQVRVVVQDDGCGFDVAAMRVRAHQGLSLGMLGMEERVSLVGGIMRVQSTIGQGTSLVFSVPLTEPQQEALSL; encoded by the coding sequence ATGACGACTCGGACCATCCATATCGCGATCGGCTTGATGCTGGCAGGGACGTTCCTGCTCGATTACCTCACGCCCCTGGGGTATCAGGTATTCCTCCTCTATACGGTGCCGATTGTGCTCACGCTCTGGTTGGAGCAGGAACGGTCTGCCTATCTGGTCGCGGGCCTGGCGATGCTGACAACCTATCTCGGATTGATTCTCTCTCCACTCGGCATTCCCGTGGAGGTGGCCTTCCTGAACCGGTCGCTCAGCGCCGTCCTCTTCTGGGTGATTGCGGTTCTTGTGATTCGGAGCCGTACCATCTTAGTGGATCGTGGGACCAGGCAGTTGGCCGCCATTGTCGATTCCTCGGGGGATGCGATTATCAGCCAGGATCTCAATGGCATGGTGACCAGCTGGAATGGGGCAGCGGAGCGTCTGTTCGGCTATGACGCCTCTGAACGGATCGGTCACCCTCTGAGCGCAATCATGGCATCGGAGCAGGCGGCCGAAGAAGCTGAGAAGAGCCGGCAACTGCTGTCTGGCGTCGAAATATCTCAGTATGAGACGGCGTGGCCGCATCGTGATGGATCTGTGATCGCGTTGGCGCTGAGCCGCTCCCCGATTCGGGACCAGTTCGGTTCCGTCGTGGGTCTGTCCACCATCGCGCACGACATCACCGCCAGGAAAGCAGCGGAGGCCTCGCTCAAGGAAAGCGAAGGGATGTTGCGGGCGTTCTTCGAAAGTGCGGCGCTCATGATGGGCGTAGTGGAGGTGCTCGACGACGACGTCCGGCATCTGTCCAGCAATCGTGCCACCGCCAGGCTCTTTGGCACCACTCCGGACAGGATGAACGGGCGGCTCTGTTCTCAGCTGGGTGTGCCGAGGAATGTGGCTCGGATGTGGCTGAGTCACTATCGTCTTTGTATCACGGAACAGTCACCGGTACGGTTCGAGTACGAGCACGATGATGCGCGAGGCGGCCAGGGTGAACGGCGATCGTTGCTGGCGACGGTGTCGATGATCGGCCGGGGAGCCGATGGGGCGGCGCGGTGTTCATTTGTCGTCGACGATGTGACGGAATGGAGAAAGGCCGAAGACCTGCTCCGCGAGGCGCATGCCATGCTGGAGTTGCGCGTGGCCGAGCGGACCGCTGAACTCGGCGACGCCACCGTGCGGGCCCGGACGCTGGCCCAGCGCCTCTTCGACGTGCAGGAAGCGGAGCGTCGCGCCGTCGCGCAGGATCTTCACGACGAAATCGGCCAGGTCCTGACGGCGCTCAAACTGAACTTGCAACAGGTGCAGCGTGACGGGCCAGGGACAGCGTCTTCGACGGGGTTGAACGAAAGTATCGAGATCAGCGACCAGCTGTTGGTCCGAGTTCGGAGCCTGGCGCTGGATCTGCGGCCCTCGCTATTGGACGACCTCGGGCTGGTGCCGGCCCTGCGCTGGTACGTGACCAAGCAGGCGGAACGGGCCGGCTGGAAGCTGCAGCTGCATCTGGACGAGGCCCCGCTGATTTTGACGGGCTCGCGGAGCATTGCCTGTTTTCGCGTCGTGCAGGAGGCGATGACCAATATTGCTCGCCATGCCAAGGCCACATCGGTCTCGCTCTCCCTGGCGGTGGCTTCCGAACAGGTGCGCGTGGTGGTGCAGGACGACGGGTGCGGGTTCGACGTGGCGGCCATGCGAGTCCGAGCCCACCAGGGGTTGAGCCTGGGGATGTTGGGGATGGAGGAACGGGTCAGCCTTGTGGGAGGCATCATGCGGGTTCAATCGACGATCGGGCAAGGAACGTCCTTGGTCTTCTCCGTCCCGCTGACCGAGCCGCAGCAGGAGGCGTTGTCGTTATGA
- a CDS encoding DMT family transporter, whose product MKSSSIGAAYGALALAAVLWGGSIVAQKLALGSFSAVEASVLRDIGGLAILLTTWWWQEGTLAKLSGGDIRTLFLLGLGVLGNHLLILMGLTYVSGAVAGVIIGSAPVVTALLSAVMIQDVPLRSVWVGGLLSCAGVALVSIAGFQAAGEHPVLGSLLVFLGVVSWALYSIGSRAVMDRISPLTVNWTTLLVATVLQIPLLWTDRKMLDAGAASVTVPDWLALGYLVVFATAVAQQAWLFGVQGIGPSRASILGNLTPVAAVALSALILHEPVGPVEFIGIALILAGVWAVDRSTKLPASSERTHE is encoded by the coding sequence GTGAAGTCGTCGTCCATTGGCGCGGCCTATGGGGCCCTTGCGCTTGCCGCCGTACTGTGGGGCGGATCGATTGTGGCGCAAAAGCTGGCGCTGGGATCCTTCTCCGCCGTCGAAGCATCCGTGCTGCGTGACATCGGCGGGCTGGCGATTCTGCTCACGACCTGGTGGTGGCAGGAGGGGACGCTGGCCAAGTTGTCCGGGGGCGACATCCGCACACTCTTTCTCCTCGGGCTCGGGGTGTTGGGCAATCACCTCCTGATTCTGATGGGGCTGACGTATGTCAGCGGGGCGGTGGCGGGCGTGATTATCGGGTCGGCCCCCGTGGTCACGGCGCTGCTGTCGGCCGTGATGATTCAGGATGTGCCGCTCCGATCGGTGTGGGTCGGGGGGCTGCTGTCTTGCGCCGGTGTGGCGCTGGTGTCGATTGCAGGCTTTCAGGCAGCCGGCGAACATCCGGTGTTAGGCAGTCTGTTGGTATTCCTGGGCGTCGTCAGTTGGGCGCTCTATAGTATCGGCAGCCGCGCCGTGATGGACCGGATCTCGCCGCTTACGGTGAATTGGACGACGTTGTTGGTGGCGACCGTGCTGCAGATTCCTCTCTTGTGGACGGATCGCAAGATGCTCGATGCCGGCGCGGCTTCGGTAACGGTGCCGGATTGGCTGGCGCTCGGGTATCTCGTCGTCTTCGCGACGGCTGTGGCGCAGCAAGCCTGGTTGTTCGGGGTTCAAGGGATCGGGCCCTCCCGGGCGTCGATCCTCGGCAATCTCACGCCGGTGGCCGCGGTCGCGCTTTCAGCGCTGATTCTGCATGAGCCGGTCGGTCCGGTGGAGTTCATCGGGATTGCGCTCATCCTCGCCGGTGTCTGGGCCGTCGATCGATCCACGAAGCTGCCGGCCAGTTCGGAGCGTACTCATGAGTAG
- a CDS encoding class I SAM-dependent methyltransferase, with protein MKTLVAPEIEAYAQAHSMPESDVARALREETQRTMEYAQMLVGPLEGAFLKMMAQLVGATRVLEIGMFTGYSALCFAEALPDDGRVITCEIDASSATLGRKHFANSPHGKKIEIRLGPALETMRELCGPFDVIFIDADKVNYLNYYRRALDLLSPAGVMLIDNVLWDGEVLKQPPPDEKTAAIQELNRTVAGDPRVTAVLVTIRDGVLVIRKKAAVS; from the coding sequence ATGAAGACGTTGGTCGCCCCTGAAATCGAAGCCTATGCGCAGGCGCATTCCATGCCGGAGTCCGACGTGGCCCGTGCGCTCCGCGAGGAGACCCAGCGAACCATGGAGTATGCGCAGATGCTCGTCGGGCCGCTGGAAGGGGCGTTTCTCAAAATGATGGCGCAGCTGGTCGGGGCGACGCGGGTGCTGGAGATCGGCATGTTCACAGGCTACAGCGCGCTCTGTTTTGCCGAGGCGCTCCCCGATGACGGGCGCGTGATCACCTGCGAGATCGACGCATCTTCGGCGACATTGGGACGGAAGCATTTCGCCAACAGCCCGCACGGCAAGAAGATCGAGATCCGCCTCGGACCAGCCCTGGAGACCATGCGGGAGCTGTGCGGACCGTTCGATGTCATCTTTATCGATGCCGACAAGGTCAACTACCTGAACTACTATCGCCGGGCGCTCGATCTGTTGTCGCCCGCCGGCGTCATGCTGATCGACAATGTGCTGTGGGACGGCGAGGTGCTGAAGCAGCCGCCGCCCGATGAGAAAACGGCGGCGATCCAGGAACTGAATCGGACGGTGGCCGGCGATCCGCGCGTGACAGCGGTGTTGGTGACGATCCGCGACGGGGTGCTGGTGATTCGGAAGAAGGCGGCGGTGTCGTGA